The region aaacttcaaaatggCTGGTATCCGAGGTAATGTTTACCGCACTAAAACACTTTAAACTATCCATTCGTTGCTGCAATGAGAACAAATAGCTTCAGATACCAAatgttttaatgaaattagaCCCTTCACTGACCTGTGAATAGGCACcgaaataaattcagccaGCTAGGCTTTTTTGGGGACAGTTATTAATAGTACTAACTACCAGATTTGCAtactgaataaaataaaaacgaaCCGACCTTTTTTGTTATCTAAACTCAAGTAACACTAATTCTTTGCTAATATTTTCCCTTTCATGCGAACCTTGATTGAGATTGATTTTTGACGCATCTCATTTACAGCGTAAGTAGATATATTCTCTGAACTGtcggtttttatttttagtttgTGACTGGTTGTTGTgatacattttgattttaattaaagaatgatttaaaaaacctTTAAAATTTTACTTTCAGTTTGGTCGCCTTGGCATTTTCAGCAGCAATCGGCATTACACTACTCGTGTTAGGATGTGCTCTACCACAATATCAGTGAGTCTTTCAATCATGATACAGGCCGAAATTATCCTTACGTCATACGATTAGAATGATAATATTTTGCTGTATTTTGGATAAAAGACTTTACCGCCAATTGTATTTTTGTAACAGAAATTGGTGGCCGATGTTTGTTATATTGTTTTACGCACTGGCGCCGATACCGACGATGGTATCAAAGCGGTTTTCAGCCGACAGTGGAAGTAGTGCGTTGATAGAAGCTATGCTGTTCCTAACGGCAGGAATAGTTGTGTCAGCTTACGGTTTACCTGTGGTTTTAGCTCACACACCTCTCGTCAAACCCGTGGTAAGATCAAATGAATTATGGCCATCTTTGAAAATCATCGGAATTTATGTAAGATCTAAATCAATTGACTTCTCAAATTCTTCCGACTCGGGATTAGCATCATAGATTAGCATCAATTTCAGGCACAATGTTACCTTACATATAAAACcatttcaaattattcaacAGTAGATAAATCCAGCTGAAATTTAACACATTGAAGTTGTTATACACTGTATATACTGTATAGATTTTTGGGGCTATCCATAAAGAAGGTGTGGGTGTGTGGAATAAACAATTTTTGCTAATAGAGATCATACCTTAAATATATTCAGGCGTTTTAGATGTAGGGCAAAATGATATTCCGGGAAAACTGATTGTAGGTATTGTTtgttgtttcagattcaatgGGGAGCATGCGCACTTGTAATGGCCGGTAATACTGTTGTATTTCTAACTATATTAGGATACTTTTGGACATTCGCGGAAGATGATTTTGACTACAGCATGTGGTGAGACCTCGTGCCGGTCTAGAAAAGATCATTTCATTCGGACCTTATGATTTTATACTACGTCCATTTTTAAGAAGTCTGTTTTAGCAACAGCCATTGAGTGGTTAATGCCTGTTGAAAATAGTGACACCGTCGAAGTTGAGTTGGATAAACTTTGCTTCGATTGGCGCCAAATTGGtggaaaaatgatttcattttgcaGTTTGCTAAAAGAGATTGAGCCATTTGGAGTAAGCATATCATTCATTGTCCCTAGTTAAATGTTTGCGAGCAGGAATTACTGTGATATCAATTCATGTATGTATGCAGCTACTAGTTAAATACCCTGTCGCTTAATAAAGCCCCAACCTGGACAACATTGCCTCTGAAGCTCTTCAGGTAGCACTGAGCGCATGCTGATCGGGCGGCATTTCTGGTACGGTGCTGTGCAGAACCCTGATTCCTGTGAAAGATGATCAAAACTCTAAAATTCCAACATTCGCCAGCAAAATTTTGTTccattattattttgtccatGTAAAAACAAGGTTTTTTTACTGCATTATATATCTTCTGCCATACTGCAACTACTAGATTGTGCTAAATGCAAGGACACATATTGATTAGTTTATCATAATACATACATGTTTATCATTATAAAATCACTATAGATTCATGCAGAGTTTCATTCATACACTAAATCTGCATGATCTGCTACTAGGGAAACGGTAAGATACTATAAGTTCCTAAAATATTCTCACCAATGTTTGCATTTTTTGAGTAATGCATATGTTGGAGAAATGGCAAATTTATGCGTGTATATACCCCTATGTAAATGTACTTAATGAATTTTGGGTGCGCTTACTCTAAATAGGTGTATAACTACCAAAGAATGGGGAACCGGCACACCAGCTATCCCATCAGATTGCGCCGCTGAGATATCAGACGAACTtgatcaaaattagttcattttcaagtaaTTTTGATCTCGATTTTCGATCTTCCAATCAGAATATTGGGCATATCATGCATCGAAAAAAACTCTGATTAGTCTTTAGAGATCAGATGTGGCACAATTTTCATACACCATgcatagaatttgagaaattattgttCGATTTTAATTAGAGTTTAAGAAGAAATCCAGCATTGATGTCGTACTGTAAAAAAGTGAACCTGGCGTATGATGGTGGAATTTCGTTTGCCACAGTAACATTGCCAGTACCCCAACATCAATAATCTGTATTGGGTGAAATAcagaatttgaatattcagtTTCAGTACCTTGTATgtaatattcaatatattttgGCATTTACTGTATTCTCCCAGGCAAGCGCCCCCctttataatttgtaattttTGGCAAGAGACCCAGGGGGCGTTTACCATGGAGGTTTCCTTAATCTCCAAAGAACAGGTGGGGGCGTTTACCGTAGAGGGGGCACTTGCCTGGGAGAATACGGTAAATATCTTTATCTTAAGAGGTTCGGCCCTTCCTACTATTTGGGGAGTTGTGAATTTTAGTTGTTGTTTGTTAAAGAGCCgtgtttgtaaaatatgaacaCTGAGAATTATAATTGTtattaaattatatttgtgtACAGATCATCGtattttatcatcatcatcatcataataaaattgataaattgtgATAAAAGAAAGATTTCATATCTTCTGGATCAGGATTAGTATGGTGGTTCTATCTGGCAATAAGAGGACTAGACTTGAAGCGGTAGATGTCAGAGCCCTTAAATTGCCGTTTCATAGTCCAAGTGTGACTTCCAGAATGTAGTTCGAAGATGGACCTATACATCATGACCTAAATTTCAGGGATGGGACATACCCTCAAGCCAGTTGAGCTAACATTTAAGTCCGAATAAAAAGATCTAGTCCAATAAATCGTTATTTCCATTCTATATCGATCAGCCTATGCAACATCTCGGTTTTGTTGACTCGTTTCTCCTAAATCAGATATGATCACGATGTAGATCAGCAGCCGGTCTAGCTCATTGAAGAATTGTCTCCTAAGTGGGAGGAGGATTCCAAAGGACAGTGAAAAAAGTAACTATTTGAAActttgaaattaatgaaattaccAGAATTTTatactttttatttacaatacgcCATTACGTTCTACGTGCTTTAATAATCTGCAGCTGTATCAAAGAAAAACTAAATACGAAAAATCAAAAGGAAGGCTCGCACAAATGATAGCAAACGTAAATAAATGCGAAATCGAAGACTATTTTTGAAGTTAACTTTTCAACTAGATCTCGTTCTGAGAAAGCATAAATATTTTACAAGTTAAATGACATACTCTAAACTCTAGTGCATCTTGGAAAGCgaatacatttttgatatgtcGGTACATATACGCATATTTACAACTATCTTCTTGTATATTTACTACTTAAGCATGTATAATAAATTAGGTACCGTATAAATATCAAGGACAACAGGATAATTATGaccaaaaattcaattgaatttcaattttcggAAAAAAGCGTATCAAAGTTCAGAataacaaggttccactgtgCAATACGATCTTGCTTAACAGTCGCTGGTTTTTGCTATCCAACTTGATTTGaaga is a window of Tubulanus polymorphus chromosome 2, tnTubPoly1.2, whole genome shotgun sequence DNA encoding:
- the LOC141899043 gene encoding leptin receptor gene-related protein-like, producing the protein MAGIRVCDCLVALAFSAAIGITLLVLGCALPQYQNWWPMFVILFYALAPIPTMVSKRFSADSGSSALIEAMLFLTAGIVVSAYGLPVVLAHTPLVKPVIQWGACALVMAGNTVVFLTILGYFWTFAEDDFDYSMW